One Acaryochloris marina S15 DNA segment encodes these proteins:
- a CDS encoding phosphatidylserine decarboxylase, with product MALTTSTNPIAELAAKLEKDHDLAKLLKESLQLAKASAQAGLDPVLFDALSWPVEIPEYLTYLKEFSQWIPQQSTDKAWTAPGTDEQQEVYDRLCHFYWLIDQKVGTDSKIVENNEWFSQWLIAYANLWGSFLDTIESFNENVLESFIKDSPKYRVGDSMVNGRPNSPSGWLTFNQFFARELNPGLRPIASPADNSVITSPADCTYRNMFPIGPDSKIPEITIKKTHKFASIEDLLHGSPYADAFANGTFVHYFLGPYSYHRFHTPVAGLLRECRAVKGLVYLDVNLSGNQFDAPDSSKGGYEFAQARGIVTIDTTGSAFGDVGIVAVIPVGMCQVSSVNMTATVGNNMLKGDEFGYFLFGGSDIIVLFQEGTNPQIYTSNQYRHYGTTIATCNKR from the coding sequence ATGGCATTAACCACTTCAACTAATCCCATTGCAGAATTGGCTGCAAAGCTGGAAAAGGATCATGATTTAGCCAAGCTGCTTAAAGAATCATTGCAATTAGCAAAGGCGTCAGCACAAGCAGGACTCGACCCTGTTCTTTTCGATGCGCTTTCTTGGCCAGTGGAGATCCCTGAGTATCTCACTTACCTGAAAGAGTTTTCGCAGTGGATTCCTCAGCAAAGCACCGATAAAGCATGGACAGCCCCAGGTACCGATGAGCAGCAGGAAGTCTATGATCGCCTCTGCCACTTCTATTGGCTGATTGACCAAAAGGTTGGTACTGATAGCAAGATCGTCGAGAACAACGAGTGGTTTAGTCAGTGGCTGATTGCTTATGCCAACTTGTGGGGTAGCTTCCTCGATACAATCGAATCTTTTAACGAGAATGTTTTAGAGTCATTCATTAAAGACTCACCCAAGTATAGGGTAGGGGATTCAATGGTGAATGGTCGGCCTAATTCCCCGAGTGGCTGGCTGACTTTTAATCAGTTCTTCGCACGGGAACTGAATCCTGGTTTACGCCCAATTGCTAGCCCTGCTGACAATTCGGTCATTACATCGCCAGCAGACTGCACCTACCGTAATATGTTTCCTATTGGGCCAGATTCCAAGATCCCGGAAATCACAATTAAGAAGACTCATAAATTCGCCAGTATCGAGGATCTCCTCCACGGCAGTCCTTATGCAGACGCATTTGCCAATGGAACATTCGTCCACTATTTTCTCGGCCCCTACTCATACCACCGTTTCCATACGCCCGTCGCGGGTCTGTTGCGCGAGTGTCGTGCAGTGAAGGGGCTTGTTTACCTGGATGTGAATCTGTCTGGCAACCAATTTGATGCTCCTGACAGTTCCAAAGGGGGGTATGAGTTTGCCCAAGCTCGTGGAATTGTGACCATTGACACGACGGGTTCTGCATTCGGTGACGTCGGCATTGTGGCAGTTATTCCCGTTGGCATGTGTCAGGTTTCATCCGTAAATATGACAGCCACCGTTGGTAACAATATGCTCAAAGGTGATGAGTTTGGTTACTTCCTCTTTGGAGGATCTGACATCATTGTTCTGTTCCAAGAAGGTACGAATCCCCAGATTTATACCAGCAACCAATATCGCCACTACGGTACAACGATTGCTACTTGCAATAAGAGGTGA
- a CDS encoding DUF3768 domain-containing protein: protein MATIEATQVSTIAQFNDEFRQGNHSLGRIFTTPRVDGLSSDDQQELFRLVRTFDDFNLSNDPRGEHNFGCIEFKGEVYNFKIDYYAPNLIHGSEDSGDLTKTTRVLTLMHSSE from the coding sequence ATGGCAACTATCGAAGCAACTCAAGTATCCACCATCGCCCAATTCAATGATGAATTTCGCCAAGGCAATCATTCTCTTGGTCGAATCTTCACCACCCCAAGAGTTGATGGTCTTTCCTCCGACGATCAGCAGGAACTCTTCAGGCTGGTCCGCACGTTCGATGATTTCAATCTCAGTAATGACCCACGAGGAGAGCATAATTTTGGGTGCATCGAATTTAAGGGTGAAGTCTACAACTTCAAAATCGATTACTATGCCCCGAACCTGATTCATGGTTCAGAAGACTCAGGGGATTTAACGAAAACAACCAGGGTTCTAACGCTGATGCACTCCAGCGAGTAA
- a CDS encoding type I restriction-modification system subunit M, translating to MALKKSELYSSLWASCDELRGGMDASQYKDYVLVMLFIKYVSDKYADVPYAPITIPPGASFADMVALKGTSNIGDDVNKKIIGPLASANKLSDMPDFNDATKLGSGKELVDRLTNLIAIFENKGLDFSKNRADGDDILGDAYEYLMRHFATESGKSKGQFYTPAEVSRVIAQIMGIRDTETSPSTTVYDPTCGSGSLLLKVSDEATTSVSLYGQEKDAATSGLARMNMILHDNPTAEIKQGNTLANPLYLSEQGALKTFDYVIANPPFSDKRWSNGVSPDQDPHDRFIYGIPPDKQGDYAYLLHIVRSLKSTGKGACILPHGVLFRGNAEAEIRRNLIQRGYLKGIIGLPANLFYGTGIPACIVVIDKAQAQNSQGIFMIDASAGFMKDGNKNRLRDMDIHRIVDVFNRQVEVDKFSRLVPLDEIEGNEFNLNIPRYIDSQQAEDIQDIAGHLKGGIPEVDVDALQKYWAVCPQLKQALFQENRPGYLDLAVTKDGIKAAIFEHPEFVAFVEEMAALFEDWRQRSVLMLKELELGCKPKTVIGKLSEDLLEHYVGKDLIDRYDVYQHLMDYWAEVMQDDCYLIAAEGWQAETYRIIEVNKKGKESDKGWACDLVPKALMVARYFSAEQLAIDEQTAKLESLTAQMTELEEEHSGDEGAFTELEKVNKANVSARIKQIKGDAEAKAEEAVLKAWLKLCNQQADLKKAIKVAEAKLDQQVYDRYPLLSEAEIKTLVVDDKWLARIGSAIAGEMDRVSQGLTQRVKVLAERYEVALPVLTNKVTDLEATVADHLVKMGFKL from the coding sequence GTGGCATTAAAGAAATCAGAACTTTACAGCTCACTTTGGGCTAGCTGCGATGAGCTGCGGGGTGGCATGGATGCCAGCCAATATAAAGACTATGTATTGGTGATGCTGTTTATCAAGTACGTCAGCGATAAATACGCGGATGTCCCCTATGCTCCAATAACGATTCCACCAGGGGCTAGCTTTGCCGATATGGTCGCTCTTAAGGGCACTAGCAACATTGGTGATGACGTCAATAAAAAGATCATTGGACCACTGGCATCCGCAAATAAGCTGTCCGATATGCCGGACTTCAACGATGCAACGAAGTTGGGCAGTGGCAAAGAGTTAGTGGATCGGCTTACCAACCTGATCGCCATCTTTGAAAATAAAGGGCTGGACTTTAGTAAAAACCGAGCCGATGGGGATGACATTCTCGGGGATGCCTATGAATACCTAATGCGCCACTTTGCGACTGAGAGCGGCAAGAGCAAAGGGCAATTTTATACACCGGCAGAGGTGAGTCGAGTGATTGCCCAGATCATGGGCATCCGGGATACCGAGACCAGTCCCAGTACGACGGTCTATGACCCGACCTGTGGATCAGGGTCGTTGCTACTCAAGGTCAGCGACGAGGCCACTACGTCCGTCTCCCTCTATGGGCAGGAGAAGGATGCGGCGACTTCTGGGTTGGCGCGGATGAATATGATTTTGCATGACAACCCTACAGCGGAGATTAAACAGGGTAATACCCTAGCTAACCCGTTGTATCTGTCAGAACAAGGGGCACTGAAGACCTTTGACTATGTGATTGCCAATCCGCCCTTTAGCGATAAGCGATGGAGTAATGGCGTTTCCCCCGATCAAGATCCCCATGATCGCTTTATCTATGGAATCCCCCCCGATAAACAAGGGGATTATGCCTATCTACTCCACATTGTTAGATCGCTGAAAAGCACCGGCAAGGGAGCCTGCATTTTGCCCCACGGCGTATTGTTCAGAGGCAATGCAGAGGCAGAGATTCGCCGTAATCTGATTCAGCGAGGCTATCTCAAAGGCATTATTGGCCTTCCTGCCAATTTATTCTATGGGACAGGAATTCCGGCTTGCATTGTGGTGATTGATAAGGCCCAGGCCCAAAACAGCCAAGGCATTTTTATGATCGATGCCAGTGCGGGCTTTATGAAAGATGGAAATAAAAACCGACTGCGGGATATGGATATCCATCGGATTGTGGATGTGTTTAATCGCCAGGTTGAGGTGGATAAGTTCTCGCGTCTGGTGCCTTTGGATGAGATTGAGGGCAATGAGTTTAATCTAAATATTCCACGCTATATCGATAGTCAGCAGGCTGAAGATATTCAAGATATTGCGGGACACCTAAAGGGTGGCATTCCTGAAGTGGACGTGGATGCCTTGCAAAAGTACTGGGCCGTTTGCCCCCAGCTCAAACAGGCGCTATTCCAAGAGAATCGTCCAGGGTATTTGGATTTGGCAGTGACCAAGGATGGGATCAAGGCCGCGATCTTTGAGCATCCTGAATTTGTGGCTTTTGTGGAGGAGATGGCAGCGCTGTTTGAGGATTGGCGACAGCGCAGTGTGTTGATGTTGAAGGAATTAGAACTAGGCTGCAAACCGAAAACCGTGATAGGGAAACTGTCAGAGGATTTACTAGAGCATTATGTTGGCAAGGATTTAATCGATCGGTATGACGTCTATCAGCATCTGATGGATTACTGGGCTGAGGTCATGCAGGATGACTGCTATTTGATTGCAGCAGAGGGTTGGCAGGCAGAGACCTACCGCATCATTGAGGTGAACAAGAAGGGGAAAGAGTCCGATAAGGGATGGGCTTGTGATTTGGTGCCCAAAGCGTTGATGGTGGCACGGTATTTCTCGGCAGAGCAGCTTGCCATTGATGAGCAGACGGCGAAACTGGAGTCTCTAACTGCACAGATGACAGAGTTAGAAGAAGAGCATAGCGGGGATGAGGGGGCATTTACTGAGCTGGAGAAGGTGAATAAGGCCAATGTGTCGGCGCGGATAAAGCAGATCAAGGGGGATGCAGAGGCAAAGGCAGAGGAAGCCGTTCTCAAAGCTTGGCTGAAGTTATGCAATCAGCAGGCAGATTTGAAGAAGGCCATTAAGGTGGCTGAAGCGAAGCTAGATCAGCAGGTCTATGACCGCTATCCATTGTTGAGTGAGGCTGAGATTAAGACCCTGGTGGTGGATGATAAATGGCTGGCACGGATTGGGTCGGCTATCGCTGGGGAGATGGATCGGGTTAGTCAAGGGCTGACGCAGCGGGTAAAAGTGTTAGCGGAACGGTATGAGGTGGCATTGCCAGTATTGACAAATAAGGTGACAGATCTAGAAGCAACGGTGGCGGACCATTTGGTAAAGATGGGTTTCAAGCTATGA
- a CDS encoding Uma2 family endonuclease — protein sequence MTAYTIDFSPITTLSDDQFDLLCKANPEIKFERTPTGELVIMPPTGGETGRGNAKLTSRFVVWSERYGLGEVFDSSTCFRIPGGGDRSPDVAWVEKSRWDSLTLEQQRKFPPICPDFVLELLSPSDNLTMAQRKMQEYLACGIRLGWLINPEDKQVEIYRPGQDVEVLQTPSTVSGKEVLPEFNLNLGWIWG from the coding sequence GTGACAGCCTATACTATTGACTTCAGCCCGATTACAACTCTCTCGGATGATCAGTTTGACCTCCTCTGTAAGGCAAATCCTGAAATTAAGTTTGAGCGCACCCCAACTGGAGAACTTGTCATCATGCCACCGACTGGCGGGGAAACGGGCAGAGGAAATGCAAAACTTACCTCCCGATTCGTTGTTTGGAGTGAACGATATGGCCTTGGTGAAGTCTTTGATTCATCCACCTGTTTCAGAATTCCAGGTGGTGGAGATCGGTCTCCTGATGTAGCGTGGGTAGAAAAGTCCCGCTGGGATAGCCTCACACTAGAACAACAGCGCAAATTCCCGCCAATCTGCCCTGACTTCGTTCTAGAATTGCTTTCACCCAGCGATAACCTCACTATGGCTCAGCGGAAGATGCAGGAGTATCTAGCCTGTGGGATACGGCTAGGATGGCTCATCAACCCGGAAGACAAGCAGGTGGAGATTTACCGGCCAGGGCAGGATGTTGAGGTGCTGCAAACTCCCAGTACGGTTTCTGGAAAAGAGGTGTTGCCAGAATTCAACCTCAATCTGGGATGGATTTGGGGTTAG
- a CDS encoding SDR family oxidoreductase — MPKTILITGTSTGLGISIAVQAAQAGHKVFATMRNLKKRDVLDAAAAAAGVSLEVLRLDVQDTTTVNAVVDQIMAQEGQIDVLINNAGAGFIRSTEQASEEDIQWVMDVNFMGVVRCTKAVIPHMRKQRSGHIITVSSVGGLVGQPFNEIYCGAKFAVEGYMESLASYVTPGFGINFTTVEPGGISSEFAANALKKIEETGGMLDDEYSPILQKYIGGAQNRQAGSDIYQTPDEVAAVVMDCIESEEPPIRTRTSQWGEEFASLKTGLDPDGKKQQAKVIEAFLS, encoded by the coding sequence ATGCCCAAAACAATCCTGATTACAGGTACGTCCACTGGCCTTGGTATCAGCATCGCAGTGCAAGCTGCCCAGGCGGGACACAAGGTATTTGCAACTATGCGAAATCTCAAGAAGCGTGATGTCCTTGATGCCGCAGCAGCAGCAGCGGGAGTCTCGCTTGAAGTCCTGCGACTTGATGTTCAAGACACAACAACTGTAAACGCGGTGGTTGATCAGATTATGGCTCAGGAAGGTCAGATCGATGTGCTGATTAACAATGCAGGTGCAGGTTTTATTCGCTCAACAGAACAGGCTAGCGAAGAAGATATTCAATGGGTCATGGATGTAAACTTCATGGGTGTTGTGCGTTGCACAAAGGCTGTGATTCCACATATGCGTAAACAGCGTAGCGGCCACATCATCACCGTTTCTTCTGTCGGTGGTCTGGTCGGTCAGCCATTTAACGAAATTTACTGTGGTGCCAAGTTTGCGGTAGAAGGCTATATGGAATCCCTGGCTTCCTATGTCACGCCAGGTTTTGGCATTAATTTTACGACCGTTGAACCCGGTGGCATTAGCTCTGAATTTGCGGCTAATGCCCTTAAGAAAATTGAAGAAACGGGTGGCATGTTGGATGATGAATACTCCCCAATCCTGCAAAAGTATATTGGTGGAGCGCAGAACCGTCAGGCTGGCTCGGATATATACCAAACACCTGATGAAGTGGCTGCTGTTGTCATGGATTGTATAGAATCGGAAGAGCCACCCATTCGCACAAGGACATCCCAGTGGGGCGAAGAATTTGCCAGTCTGAAGACGGGCCTTGATCCTGATGGTAAGAAGCAACAAGCCAAGGTGATTGAAGCATTTCTGAGCTAG
- a CDS encoding ankyrin repeat domain-containing protein → MATQADKELLRSVLEPRKDGALQQITKSCAAGADPNGICPEGSTPRGYVRAGSTLLTHAIHEGSFRAVDKLLECGADPNLEDQNGWTPWTASTLVDESPRSKIQASLLRSGARKDGEHIGQLARAILSGEVEQSLKLLESDRDLEVLSSFRVDLVGRQIANNNAPMLELLLERNMPSTSTHLLNAIRRNSLSLVDLLLRYGLPPECPEENETLLMTAAGMGNLAIVQHLVEAGADVNRCDHDDSQITAAWYAENAGNTEVAAWLTKRMNKGSL, encoded by the coding sequence ATGGCAACCCAAGCTGATAAGGAATTGTTGCGCTCAGTTCTGGAACCTAGGAAAGACGGTGCGCTGCAACAGATTACGAAATCTTGTGCCGCTGGTGCAGACCCGAATGGAATCTGTCCTGAAGGGAGCACTCCAAGGGGATACGTGCGAGCCGGGAGCACACTTCTAACCCATGCTATCCACGAAGGGTCATTCAGGGCAGTAGACAAACTGCTGGAATGTGGTGCTGATCCCAATCTGGAGGATCAAAACGGCTGGACACCCTGGACAGCCAGCACTTTAGTTGATGAATCCCCAAGGAGTAAGATTCAGGCATCGTTACTTCGGTCTGGAGCAAGAAAGGACGGTGAACACATCGGGCAACTCGCTCGGGCGATTCTTTCTGGTGAAGTTGAACAATCCTTGAAGCTCCTTGAATCAGATCGAGACTTAGAGGTCTTATCCAGTTTTCGTGTCGATTTAGTAGGGCGTCAGATAGCGAATAATAATGCACCAATGTTAGAACTTTTGCTTGAACGCAACATGCCCTCAACCTCCACCCATTTACTCAATGCCATCAGGAGGAATAGTCTTAGCTTAGTGGATCTATTGCTCCGATATGGTCTACCGCCTGAATGCCCTGAAGAGAACGAGACACTTCTCATGACGGCTGCAGGCATGGGCAATCTGGCAATTGTGCAACACTTGGTAGAAGCTGGTGCTGATGTTAATCGGTGCGACCATGATGATAGCCAAATAACGGCTGCTTGGTATGCAGAGAATGCAGGGAACACGGAGGTCGCCGCATGGTTGACCAAGCGTATGAACAAGGGGAGTCTGTAA
- a CDS encoding helix-turn-helix transcriptional regulator has translation MVIAELVKWKLRAIMADRQITNADLAQRVGLHVNTISKWKNVNEMPRISGPELDELCAALQCTVLDLLGEGKV, from the coding sequence ATGGTTATTGCAGAGTTGGTTAAATGGAAGTTACGAGCGATCATGGCTGATCGCCAAATCACTAACGCAGATCTAGCCCAAAGGGTTGGACTTCATGTAAATACCATCAGTAAATGGAAAAACGTGAATGAAATGCCTAGGATTAGTGGCCCTGAGTTAGATGAACTCTGTGCTGCATTGCAATGCACAGTCTTAGATCTTCTTGGAGAAGGTAAAGTTTAG
- a CDS encoding SMI1/KNR4 family protein: MIAESWEKIIEWGNRNAPEMLTDLNPGASEEQIAVLEVELGQSIPADFRESLLIHNGESDGWPCKVFADYGAYLGTEGILENWKQRKQIAAEIENYMDEMPDPEQQIRDGIITVEGPVRPKLFLKDWIPIMDSNGDVFWALDMNPAEDGIPGQVIAVDLEGCSWMVVADSFGSFIRDYAQALKDGAYRVVDGQPTKEEEE; the protein is encoded by the coding sequence ATGATCGCTGAAAGCTGGGAGAAGATAATTGAGTGGGGAAATCGAAATGCCCCAGAAATGCTCACAGATCTTAATCCCGGAGCGTCAGAGGAGCAGATTGCAGTATTGGAAGTAGAACTCGGTCAATCAATCCCAGCAGACTTTCGTGAAAGCTTGCTAATTCACAATGGTGAGAGTGACGGATGGCCTTGTAAAGTATTTGCTGATTATGGTGCTTACCTTGGAACCGAAGGCATTCTTGAAAATTGGAAGCAGAGAAAACAAATTGCTGCTGAAATCGAGAATTATATGGATGAAATGCCTGATCCAGAACAACAAATTCGGGATGGCATCATTACTGTTGAAGGACCAGTGCGACCAAAGTTATTTTTGAAGGACTGGATTCCGATCATGGACAGTAACGGTGATGTTTTTTGGGCATTGGACATGAACCCGGCAGAAGACGGAATTCCGGGTCAGGTTATTGCGGTTGATTTGGAAGGCTGTTCGTGGATGGTCGTCGCAGATTCTTTCGGATCATTTATTCGTGATTACGCCCAAGCATTGAAGGATGGAGCGTACCGAGTGGTTGATGGACAGCCGACCAAGGAGGAAGAAGAATAA
- a CDS encoding type IV secretory system conjugative DNA transfer family protein codes for MQTQTNQPQPTQPPVDLGPLLSSPLPWLLGMIGFLLLLATILDSKNGHGRSKRDARFATPGEIRKARWRGLKQIRDATVDGCSLSLGSDRKLILTDCQPGISVIGASGYGKTKSVVENCIDDILRQGFTAIIYDIKGSLQKRHAALAQRLGYQQYFFCPGKAHTDSLNLLDFIPERGGSKEALELAKTINANFEVPGSRKDGFFGPQGDSLLKTVFLLAKSHVYQDLVSAWGFLSLEDLPQRLLAAHQYGQFDLEGDLDFWANQAALGLRSVSKAEKTAGGIVGTAVTNFQALMDASVIPSITSSTIPLDLPGKQIVWVQIDENAESTTSPLCAAVIHMLMRHNLNAEVSRDRPLFLCLDEFTSIRLPDIERWINLYREYGMCCLLSYQSDAQINLRYTRDHAMSILSSLGTRIHFRTGHHSTDKSLSDSLGTFTEVYKTRSTGHNSRSGSSRNRSEQHRKVPLITADEIDTFEPGECLIQSPGWKQRAHRLKVPLNKNDEALREENKTLWYSHIHPFLLYCRQSRDLGITPEYVVSERADIAESMLPTGAELEKLHKSETLSERKAAVDSV; via the coding sequence ATGCAAACCCAGACAAATCAACCTCAACCCACACAGCCCCCCGTGGATCTGGGGCCGTTGTTGAGCAGTCCCTTGCCCTGGCTCTTGGGCATGATCGGGTTCCTCCTCCTCCTTGCGACTATCCTTGACAGCAAGAATGGTCATGGACGGAGTAAACGCGATGCCCGATTTGCCACCCCTGGAGAAATTCGCAAAGCCCGATGGCGAGGACTCAAACAGATCCGAGATGCCACAGTAGATGGATGCTCCTTGAGCCTGGGGAGTGATCGGAAGCTCATCCTCACGGACTGCCAGCCTGGAATTAGCGTGATTGGAGCGAGTGGCTATGGCAAGACCAAAAGTGTCGTCGAAAATTGTATTGATGATATCCTTCGCCAAGGCTTCACAGCCATCATCTACGACATCAAAGGAAGCTTGCAAAAGCGACATGCCGCCCTTGCCCAACGATTGGGGTATCAGCAGTATTTTTTCTGTCCTGGCAAAGCTCACACGGATAGCCTCAATCTCCTAGACTTCATTCCAGAACGGGGTGGCTCAAAAGAAGCCCTGGAACTTGCAAAGACCATCAACGCTAACTTTGAAGTACCGGGAAGTCGCAAAGATGGGTTCTTTGGTCCCCAAGGCGATAGCTTGCTCAAGACCGTCTTCCTACTCGCCAAAAGCCATGTCTATCAAGATCTCGTCTCAGCCTGGGGATTCCTCAGCTTAGAAGACCTTCCCCAACGGCTACTCGCGGCCCACCAATATGGTCAATTTGACTTAGAGGGTGACTTAGACTTTTGGGCTAACCAAGCGGCACTGGGTTTAAGGTCCGTCTCCAAAGCAGAGAAAACCGCTGGGGGGATTGTGGGCACAGCGGTTACGAACTTCCAAGCGCTGATGGATGCCAGTGTTATCCCTTCTATTACCAGCTCCACGATTCCACTGGACCTCCCAGGTAAACAGATCGTATGGGTGCAAATTGATGAGAACGCTGAGAGTACGACCTCGCCCTTATGTGCCGCAGTCATTCATATGTTGATGCGGCACAACCTGAACGCAGAAGTGAGTCGGGATCGGCCTCTGTTTCTATGCTTGGATGAATTCACCTCAATTCGTCTGCCAGATATTGAGCGGTGGATTAACTTGTACCGAGAGTATGGAATGTGCTGTCTCCTGTCCTATCAGAGTGATGCTCAGATCAACTTGAGGTATACAAGGGACCATGCCATGTCAATTCTCAGTTCTCTTGGCACGAGAATCCACTTTCGCACAGGCCATCATTCCACTGATAAGAGCTTGAGCGACTCCCTAGGGACTTTCACGGAAGTCTACAAGACCCGCTCCACGGGGCATAACAGTCGTTCAGGCAGTAGTCGCAACCGCTCCGAGCAACATCGCAAAGTCCCACTTATCACAGCAGATGAGATTGATACATTTGAACCTGGAGAATGTCTAATCCAATCCCCTGGTTGGAAGCAACGGGCACATCGCCTGAAAGTTCCACTCAACAAAAACGATGAAGCCTTGAGAGAAGAGAATAAAACGCTTTGGTACTCTCACATCCACCCGTTTCTGCTGTACTGTCGCCAGTCGAGAGATCTAGGCATCACACCAGAATACGTCGTCAGTGAACGTGCGGACATTGCAGAGTCGATGTTACCCACGGGGGCTGAGTTAGAGAAGCTCCATAAATCGGAAACTCTGAGCGAACGGAAAGCAGCAGTAGATTCTGTATAA
- a CDS encoding nucleotidyl transferase AbiEii/AbiGii toxin family protein — protein MDSDREIRINPSQSIHLDLMRSVAQQVGDTPYVLKGGAALIFTRALDRYSTDLDFDSTKKLNLKGRIESAIRNVNGIELKSLKLVKDTDTVQRYKLHYLDQVTGQDRLLKVETSFRESPQSEAIETISGIKTYRIEQQFDQKLSAAQHRTAARDLYDLEFLVNHYGSQLRDDQIEAIHQFASEPDHLVDRYSSSFATDEVLSLFNKGEDVVLSLHLGAEQLLNERQQSTSNIPLSKEQDSQTLYNEFSSKVDQPGLIGAGLVAQNALKAGYAKSKVESMLLKHDPTIRGIVAEQGQEKGVRAAAIVVRGARMKSLTTESLDLKQGTQAPNHDQGQSL, from the coding sequence ATGGATTCAGACCGTGAAATTCGTATAAACCCTTCCCAGTCCATCCACTTGGACTTGATGCGGTCAGTCGCTCAACAAGTCGGTGATACGCCTTATGTCCTCAAGGGAGGTGCGGCACTCATCTTCACTCGTGCCCTGGATCGCTATTCTACGGACTTAGATTTTGACTCTACAAAAAAGCTAAATCTCAAGGGTCGAATTGAGTCTGCCATTAGGAATGTGAATGGTATCGAATTGAAATCACTAAAGTTGGTCAAAGATACGGATACTGTCCAGCGGTACAAGCTTCATTATTTAGATCAGGTTACAGGGCAAGATAGGTTACTCAAGGTAGAGACTAGCTTTCGGGAAAGCCCCCAGTCTGAAGCCATTGAGACAATCTCAGGTATCAAGACCTACCGAATAGAGCAGCAATTTGATCAGAAGTTATCAGCAGCCCAACATCGAACAGCGGCTCGGGATCTGTACGATCTTGAATTTCTGGTGAATCATTATGGGTCACAACTACGGGATGACCAGATAGAGGCCATTCATCAGTTTGCCTCGGAGCCAGATCATTTGGTAGATCGGTACAGTTCATCCTTTGCAACGGATGAGGTTCTGAGTCTTTTCAATAAAGGTGAGGATGTTGTTCTCTCCCTACATCTTGGTGCAGAACAACTTTTGAATGAGCGGCAGCAGAGTACAAGCAATATCCCTCTATCCAAAGAACAAGACAGCCAAACTCTCTACAACGAGTTCTCATCTAAAGTTGATCAGCCAGGCTTAATTGGGGCGGGCCTCGTTGCCCAGAATGCACTGAAGGCAGGGTATGCCAAGTCTAAGGTTGAATCAATGTTGCTAAAGCATGATCCAACTATTCGAGGAATTGTGGCTGAGCAAGGACAGGAAAAAGGTGTACGGGCAGCGGCTATAGTCGTTAGAGGTGCCCGGATGAAAAGCCTGACCACTGAAAGTCTAGATTTGAAGCAGGGAACGCAAGCCCCAAATCATGATCAAGGTCAAAGCCTCTAG